In Pseudofrankia saprophytica, one genomic interval encodes:
- a CDS encoding septum formation family protein, with protein sequence MTRWRGPAGVVLDVVLVVAVLVLGYAVVASKAGHDDAAGDTGPAVQVAATTAAPSASGEVTGADQSLLFPVGACLAETAAEVRGTVPCERPHDAVAVGRITLPTGPSNEPPTGEQFDALAAPRCMDLAKSFFGPDFHDSPTLATNWLRISPESWRAGSRSFTCTVGYRTETGGQRSVAGAPPHPTA encoded by the coding sequence GTGACCCGCTGGCGCGGGCCGGCCGGGGTGGTGCTGGATGTGGTGCTCGTCGTGGCGGTGCTCGTCCTCGGCTACGCGGTGGTCGCGTCGAAGGCTGGCCACGACGACGCGGCCGGCGACACCGGCCCGGCCGTCCAGGTGGCCGCGACCACGGCCGCGCCGTCGGCGTCCGGTGAGGTCACCGGCGCCGACCAGTCCCTGCTCTTCCCCGTCGGGGCCTGTCTCGCCGAGACCGCGGCCGAGGTGCGCGGCACTGTCCCCTGCGAGCGGCCGCACGACGCGGTCGCCGTCGGCAGGATCACGCTGCCCACCGGGCCGAGCAACGAGCCGCCGACCGGCGAGCAGTTCGACGCCCTCGCGGCCCCGCGCTGCATGGACCTCGCCAAGTCCTTCTTCGGGCCGGACTTCCACGACTCACCGACGCTAGCGACCAACTGGCTACGGATCTCCCCGGAGAGCTGGCGGGCCGGCTCCCGGAGCTTCACCTGCACCGTCGGCTACCGCACCGAGACCGGCGGGCAGCGCTCGGTCGCCGGCGCGCCGCCCCACCCGACCGCCTGA
- a CDS encoding TylF/MycF family methyltransferase, producing the protein MALAPSPSAQELGNEHYLDLMKRILTNTIYRDPPIASRMQPGSTFDDARRATGQDWPSVAHTMVGRARLDNVQECVAAVIADGVPGDLVETGVWRGGTAIFMRAILRAYGVPDRLVWAADSFEGMPVSGPDSHPSDQKTPLHLANKVLAVSLDTVRANFDAYGLLDDQVRFLPGWFRDTLPTAPIERIAVLRLDGDLYESTMDALANLYPKVSAGGFVIIDDYMIHACREAVHDFRTAHGITATLTKIDQDAVFWRLPGAG; encoded by the coding sequence GTGGCGCTGGCGCCGTCACCGAGTGCCCAAGAACTCGGGAACGAACATTACCTCGACCTGATGAAGCGAATCCTGACCAATACGATCTACCGTGATCCGCCTATCGCGAGCCGGATGCAGCCGGGCTCGACGTTCGACGATGCTCGTCGCGCCACCGGCCAGGACTGGCCGAGTGTCGCGCACACCATGGTCGGGCGCGCCCGACTGGACAATGTGCAGGAATGTGTCGCCGCGGTGATCGCGGACGGTGTTCCAGGCGACCTGGTGGAGACGGGCGTGTGGCGCGGCGGCACGGCCATCTTCATGCGCGCGATCCTGCGCGCGTACGGAGTGCCCGACCGTCTGGTCTGGGCGGCCGACTCCTTCGAGGGAATGCCGGTCAGCGGCCCGGACAGCCATCCCAGTGACCAAAAGACCCCGCTACACCTGGCCAACAAGGTACTGGCCGTCTCGCTCGACACCGTGCGAGCCAACTTCGACGCCTATGGATTGCTCGACGACCAGGTCCGTTTTCTGCCGGGGTGGTTCCGCGACACTCTTCCCACGGCGCCGATCGAGCGGATCGCGGTGCTCAGGCTTGACGGCGACCTGTACGAGTCGACCATGGACGCCCTGGCGAACCTGTACCCGAAGGTATCGGCAGGCGGTTTTGTGATCATCGATGATTACATGATCCATGCCTGCCGCGAGGCGGTGCACGACTTCCGTACCGCACACGGCATCACCGCAACCCTGACCAAGATCGACCAGGATGCGGTGTTCTGGCGCCTCCCTGGGGCTGGATAG
- a CDS encoding amidase, translated as MDFARYRSLDGLAMAELVASGEVKPAELLAAARERAAAVNPKINAIVRPMDDIADHRLTEELAGPFAGVPFLLKDLGQDYAGVPTSAGCRALADRTATEHSTVVQRWLDAGLVIFGKTNTPEFGSKAVTEPALWGPARNPWNPAHTPGGSSGGSAAAVAAGIVPVAGANDGGGSIRIPAACCGLFGLKAGRGVIPHGPADAEGGTGLSTHGVVSRSVRDTAAMLDALAGADPYAPYLPADQPPGHYLAEAGRAPGRLRIGVRVTSALNPTPSPDAVAAVEDASALLAELGHEVERVEPVVDERALATDFLTYWFVKSARLVADAREVRPGDDGFETDTLITAEMGRATGAVAVQRSVERWHGHTRALVDFHRSYDLLLTPTLGREPLRIGEVATAARERAAGMLMVRLRGGTLLRRLGLVEKAVLANLSWVPYTQLANMTGRPAMSVPLHWTAGGLPLGVQFVAPLGGEGTLLRLAAQLESARPWFDHHPPEAALTTAS; from the coding sequence ATGGACTTCGCGCGGTACCGGTCACTGGATGGTCTGGCGATGGCGGAGCTGGTGGCCAGCGGCGAGGTGAAGCCGGCGGAGCTGCTCGCCGCCGCCCGCGAACGTGCCGCCGCCGTCAACCCGAAGATCAACGCGATCGTCCGGCCGATGGACGACATCGCCGACCATCGGCTCACCGAGGAACTGGCCGGCCCGTTCGCCGGGGTGCCGTTCCTGCTCAAGGACCTCGGCCAGGACTACGCCGGCGTGCCGACGTCGGCCGGCTGCCGGGCGCTCGCCGACAGGACCGCCACCGAGCACTCGACCGTCGTGCAACGCTGGCTCGACGCCGGGCTGGTCATCTTCGGCAAGACCAACACCCCCGAGTTCGGCTCCAAGGCAGTCACCGAGCCCGCACTGTGGGGACCGGCGCGCAACCCGTGGAACCCGGCGCACACCCCCGGAGGATCGTCGGGCGGCTCGGCGGCGGCCGTCGCCGCCGGGATCGTGCCCGTCGCCGGAGCGAACGACGGCGGCGGCTCGATCCGCATCCCCGCGGCCTGCTGCGGCCTTTTCGGGCTGAAGGCCGGGCGCGGCGTCATCCCGCACGGTCCGGCCGACGCCGAAGGCGGCACCGGTCTGTCGACGCACGGGGTGGTGTCCCGCTCGGTGCGTGACACCGCCGCGATGCTCGACGCCCTGGCCGGCGCCGACCCGTACGCGCCCTACCTGCCGGCCGATCAGCCACCCGGCCACTACCTGGCGGAGGCCGGCCGCGCTCCGGGGCGGCTGCGCATCGGCGTACGGGTGACCTCGGCGCTGAACCCGACGCCGTCACCCGACGCGGTCGCCGCCGTCGAGGACGCGTCCGCGCTGCTCGCCGAGCTCGGGCACGAGGTCGAGCGGGTGGAGCCGGTCGTCGACGAGCGGGCACTCGCGACCGACTTCCTGACCTACTGGTTCGTCAAGTCGGCCCGGCTGGTAGCCGACGCCCGCGAGGTACGGCCCGGTGACGACGGCTTCGAGACCGACACGCTGATCACCGCGGAGATGGGCCGGGCCACGGGCGCGGTGGCGGTACAACGATCCGTGGAGCGCTGGCACGGCCACACCAGGGCCCTCGTCGACTTCCACCGCTCCTACGACCTGCTGCTCACGCCCACGCTCGGCCGGGAGCCGCTGCGGATCGGCGAGGTCGCCACCGCGGCGCGCGAGCGGGCCGCCGGGATGCTCATGGTGCGGCTGCGCGGCGGCACGCTGCTGCGCCGGCTCGGCCTGGTCGAGAAGGCGGTGCTGGCCAACCTCAGCTGGGTGCCGTACACGCAGCTGGCGAACATGACGGGTCGGCCCGCGATGAGCGTCCCGCTGCACTGGACGGCCGGTGGCCTGCCGCTCGGCGTCCAGTTCGTCGCCCCGCTCGGCGGCGAGGGCACCCTGCTGCGCCTGGCCGCGCAGCTGGAGTCCGCCCGCCCCTGGTTCGACCACCACCCTCCGGAGGCGGCGCTGACCACCGCTTCGTAG
- a CDS encoding ABC transporter ATP-binding protein produces MAKDEGERPPAKRRHAGLRSYLRFVGTFRRSVTVVVVVFVLADAFLAVIPLFIGRFVTALTATPHGDVLTYTIALIGCSIGHDLFWRSAELLYMRLLNPRGYDYQNLLFRRVINQEYPYFSSRATGKISGYVRTLGQEFRDFLDNACFNYIDLLVKLPSLVLIMFTVNLPTGLLFTGSIALLFVVGRKTAARSAREEKRWTDVNADMESYILDIVSNFVSVKSFRREEAEHALVVERRRDVVTQSNRSMLWAIVFWGSMSLVVRYLVWPGAILLNLWLYLRGELTIGQLTTFLSALVIFSDFIWGTIWEISQLNLRLARVEEAYGYLFDERDVLDDAAFPDPGAAGADETSPGLTAAAGLTPPAPAGAAVDWADAGDLATALGRLDLGGVTFAYPDNPAVRILDGVTLTIERHEKVGIVGRSGSGKTTLLKLLLGYYALPLGAVALDGRPVPNRRLARAISYVPQDISLFHRSIRDNITYGAPDGVGDAEIEQAARRAHAHEFIVRAVNGYDTLVGERGIKLSTGQRQRIAIARAFLDHKPLLVLDEATSALDSESELLVQHALEELWSERTVIAVAHRLSTLLRMDRIVVLDGGRIVEQGSHQQLLDTGGHYYRLWQQQSGEMLVND; encoded by the coding sequence ATGGCGAAGGACGAGGGCGAACGGCCACCCGCGAAGCGGCGGCACGCCGGGCTCCGTTCCTACCTGCGTTTCGTCGGAACCTTCCGCCGGTCAGTGACGGTCGTCGTCGTCGTCTTCGTCCTCGCGGACGCTTTCCTCGCCGTCATCCCGCTCTTCATCGGGCGGTTCGTCACGGCGCTCACCGCGACCCCGCACGGCGACGTGCTCACCTACACGATCGCGCTGATCGGGTGCAGCATCGGGCACGACCTGTTCTGGCGCAGCGCCGAACTGCTCTACATGCGGCTGCTCAACCCGCGTGGCTACGACTACCAGAACCTGCTGTTCCGCCGGGTCATCAACCAGGAGTACCCCTACTTCTCGAGCCGGGCGACCGGCAAGATCAGCGGGTACGTGCGCACGCTCGGCCAGGAGTTCCGCGACTTCCTCGACAACGCCTGCTTCAACTACATCGACCTGCTCGTGAAGCTTCCGTCACTCGTGCTGATCATGTTCACGGTGAACCTGCCGACGGGCCTGCTGTTCACCGGCTCGATCGCTCTGCTGTTCGTCGTCGGGCGCAAGACGGCGGCCCGGTCCGCTCGCGAGGAGAAGCGCTGGACCGACGTCAACGCCGACATGGAGAGCTACATCCTCGACATTGTCTCGAACTTCGTCAGTGTGAAGTCGTTCCGCCGGGAGGAGGCGGAGCACGCGCTGGTGGTCGAACGCCGTCGGGATGTCGTGACGCAGTCGAACCGGTCGATGCTCTGGGCGATCGTGTTCTGGGGCTCGATGAGCCTCGTCGTGCGTTATCTGGTCTGGCCGGGCGCGATCCTGCTCAACCTCTGGCTTTACCTGCGCGGCGAGCTGACGATCGGCCAGCTCACCACCTTCCTGTCGGCGCTGGTCATCTTCTCGGACTTCATCTGGGGGACGATCTGGGAGATCTCCCAGCTGAACCTGCGGCTGGCGCGGGTCGAGGAGGCCTACGGCTACCTGTTCGACGAGCGCGACGTCCTCGACGACGCCGCGTTCCCCGACCCGGGCGCCGCCGGCGCGGACGAGACCTCGCCCGGGCTGACGGCCGCCGCCGGTCTGACCCCGCCGGCCCCGGCCGGGGCGGCCGTGGACTGGGCGGACGCGGGTGACCTGGCCACCGCCCTCGGGCGGCTCGACCTGGGCGGGGTGACGTTCGCCTACCCGGACAACCCGGCGGTGCGCATCCTCGACGGGGTGACGCTGACGATCGAGCGACACGAGAAGGTCGGGATCGTCGGGCGCAGTGGCAGTGGCAAGACGACGCTGCTCAAGCTGCTGCTCGGCTACTACGCCCTGCCTCTCGGAGCGGTCGCGCTCGACGGCCGGCCGGTGCCCAACCGCCGACTCGCCCGCGCGATCTCCTACGTCCCCCAGGACATCTCGCTGTTCCACCGCTCGATCCGCGACAACATCACCTACGGGGCGCCGGACGGGGTCGGCGACGCGGAGATCGAGCAGGCGGCCCGGCGGGCGCACGCCCACGAGTTCATCGTCCGCGCCGTCAACGGCTACGACACCCTCGTCGGCGAGCGTGGCATCAAGCTGTCCACCGGGCAGCGGCAGCGGATCGCGATCGCCCGCGCGTTCCTCGACCACAAGCCGCTGCTGGTCCTCGACGAGGCCACCAGCGCGCTGGACAGCGAGAGCGAGCTGCTCGTCCAGCACGCCCTGGAGGAGCTGTGGAGCGAGCGCACCGTCATCGCGGTCGCCCACCGCCTGTCAACGCTGCTGCGGATGGACCGCATCGTCGTCCTCGACGGCGGCCGGATCGTCGAGCAGGGCAGCCACCAGCAGCTTCTCGACACCGGAGGCCACTACTACCGCCTCTGGCAGCAACAGTCCGGCGAGATGCTCGTCAACGACTGA
- a CDS encoding vWA domain-containing protein — MTTQPEGAKSGQKCLPTYAVLDTSASMRPFEKVLNETLERVYEGLYYHKAVAEFAHVSIISFNSNAHVVLPLTDISKIDALPELTCRGSTNYSEAFRVVAAQIDADVNALRAQGRPVLRPAVFFITDGQPMDDSGVWEGEFAKLTSPSWPRRPHVITFGFGDAAEHVLARIATKAAFKAQAGVEQQEALVNVLLTLLNSLVASAQHEKLMIPTEVEGYKSVPLEYID, encoded by the coding sequence ATGACGACTCAGCCCGAAGGGGCAAAGAGTGGGCAGAAATGCCTGCCGACCTACGCCGTACTGGACACGTCCGCGTCGATGCGCCCGTTCGAGAAAGTCCTCAACGAGACCCTCGAACGCGTGTACGAGGGTCTCTACTACCACAAGGCGGTGGCGGAGTTCGCCCACGTCTCGATCATCAGCTTCAACTCGAACGCGCACGTCGTGCTGCCCCTGACGGATATTTCGAAGATCGACGCCCTGCCGGAGCTGACCTGCCGAGGGTCCACCAACTACTCCGAGGCCTTCCGGGTCGTGGCGGCGCAGATCGACGCGGATGTGAATGCCCTGCGCGCCCAGGGCCGGCCGGTGCTGCGCCCCGCGGTGTTCTTCATCACCGACGGCCAGCCGATGGATGACTCCGGTGTGTGGGAGGGCGAGTTCGCGAAGCTCACCTCACCCAGCTGGCCGCGGCGGCCGCATGTGATCACTTTTGGCTTTGGTGACGCGGCCGAGCATGTGCTCGCCAGGATCGCGACCAAGGCCGCGTTCAAGGCGCAGGCCGGCGTCGAGCAGCAGGAGGCGCTCGTCAACGTGCTCCTCACGCTGCTGAACAGCCTGGTCGCCTCCGCCCAGCACGAGAAGCTGATGATTCCCACCGAGGTCGAGGGCTACAAGAGCGTTCCGCTCGAGTACATCGACTAG
- a CDS encoding protein phosphatase 2C domain-containing protein, with amino-acid sequence MSSHPAYGGHDDGEYRSAAVHVPGGKGAGGPGRHSDARRTERSEPSRPGGDGFRIADVPPWLLVGWIVAGLSLAAGAAFTAIGFLSLQVGTMRTGILTVLGSVVMSLVLGFFQRKHNRALPAGTPGLEGGRKAREKKGAMKDPPPDPAIGTPAEQPARAPDPEDQGLEEHHGFEEHGHGQWFAADPPPIDRGGSPDHVGAASQVLAPAPADFRVLGARSDLAREPWRLPVLPTQPAVAADQARIGTLEIRAASIIGPGHRTQDPATPRQDAYRLGRDTTGRHLIVAVADGMSDSPRSDHGATVAVSTAVAKLRSDLDSGATVQHLSADRLFTELARAITGSAQQRQIDPRDVRTGLIVGVVEVELNRQGRRSAWFGHLADVSAWRQAYPAGHGWEQVAGDHKGAGTDANTLRAFLPFHPNEAQDTWLTLPPGAVLAFLTDGVSDPMTQIPGASASFADWWATPPTLGAFVLDVGFEARTHQDDRTAVVVWCDTPPPGQPDPASPAVGARGRGQPR; translated from the coding sequence ATGTCCTCGCATCCCGCCTATGGCGGCCACGACGACGGCGAATACAGGTCCGCCGCCGTCCACGTGCCCGGGGGGAAGGGCGCGGGCGGCCCTGGCAGGCACAGCGACGCGCGGCGGACCGAGCGGTCGGAGCCGTCCCGGCCCGGCGGCGACGGATTTCGGATTGCCGACGTCCCACCGTGGCTCCTGGTGGGCTGGATTGTCGCCGGCCTGTCGTTGGCCGCCGGCGCGGCGTTCACAGCCATCGGATTTCTGTCGTTGCAGGTCGGCACCATGCGGACCGGCATCCTCACCGTCCTGGGGAGCGTCGTCATGTCTCTCGTCCTGGGGTTCTTCCAGCGGAAGCACAACCGTGCCCTGCCAGCCGGCACGCCGGGACTGGAGGGCGGGCGGAAGGCACGGGAGAAGAAGGGCGCCATGAAGGATCCGCCGCCGGACCCGGCCATCGGCACGCCGGCGGAGCAACCCGCTCGCGCGCCGGATCCTGAGGACCAGGGACTCGAGGAGCACCACGGCTTCGAGGAGCACGGCCATGGCCAGTGGTTTGCCGCTGACCCGCCGCCGATCGACCGCGGCGGTTCACCCGATCACGTCGGCGCCGCGTCCCAGGTCCTGGCACCGGCACCGGCCGACTTCCGGGTGCTTGGCGCCCGCTCGGATCTGGCCCGGGAACCCTGGCGTCTCCCGGTCCTGCCCACCCAGCCCGCCGTCGCCGCCGACCAGGCCAGGATCGGGACGCTGGAGATCCGCGCGGCCTCGATCATCGGGCCCGGGCACCGGACCCAGGACCCGGCGACCCCGCGGCAGGACGCCTACCGCCTCGGTCGCGACACCACCGGGCGGCACCTCATCGTCGCCGTGGCCGACGGGATGTCGGACAGCCCCCGCTCCGACCACGGCGCCACGGTGGCGGTCAGCACGGCGGTCGCGAAGCTGCGGTCCGACCTCGACAGCGGCGCGACGGTCCAGCATCTGTCGGCGGACCGCCTGTTCACCGAGCTCGCCCGCGCCATCACCGGGTCGGCGCAGCAGCGCCAGATCGACCCGCGGGACGTGCGTACCGGCCTGATCGTGGGCGTCGTCGAGGTCGAGCTCAACCGTCAGGGCCGGCGGTCCGCCTGGTTCGGGCACCTCGCCGACGTGTCGGCCTGGAGGCAGGCCTACCCGGCCGGGCACGGCTGGGAGCAGGTGGCCGGTGACCACAAGGGCGCCGGCACCGACGCCAACACCCTGCGCGCGTTCCTGCCCTTCCACCCGAATGAGGCCCAGGACACGTGGCTGACGCTGCCTCCCGGCGCGGTTCTCGCGTTCCTGACCGACGGCGTGAGCGACCCGATGACCCAGATCCCCGGAGCGAGCGCGTCGTTCGCGGACTGGTGGGCGACGCCCCCCACGCTGGGCGCCTTCGTCCTCGACGTCGGATTCGAGGCCAGGACCCACCAGGACGACCGCACGGCGGTGGTGGTCTGGTGTGACACACCGCCGCCCGGCCAGCCGGACCCGGCCTCGCCGGCCGTCGGCGCGCGTGGCCGGGGACAGCCGCGATGA
- a CDS encoding MBL fold metallo-hydrolase — MCASVEDAAGGATENRNTASTETDTAGTFPENGAAGGLGGRVRIDHLVTSGIFSLDGGCWHVDNNVWLIGDDEECVVLDAPHDAGAIVNAVGDRHLTAILCTHAHDDHVNAVLGVAAATGAGIWLHPADRELWDRTHPDRAPDHEIEPGQQFTIGSGDGAVTLAALHTPGHTWGSVSFHAPALNTVFTGDTLFQGGPGATGRSFSDFSTIIDSITTQLLGLPPHTVVRTGHGAATTIGKEAPARQSWLDRGH; from the coding sequence ATGTGCGCCTCGGTTGAGGACGCCGCCGGCGGCGCCACCGAGAATAGGAACACGGCCAGCACGGAAACGGACACCGCGGGCACGTTCCCGGAGAACGGCGCGGCAGGCGGCCTCGGCGGGCGAGTGAGGATCGACCACCTCGTCACGTCGGGGATCTTCTCGCTCGACGGCGGGTGCTGGCATGTCGACAACAACGTCTGGCTCATCGGTGACGACGAGGAATGCGTCGTGCTCGACGCCCCGCATGACGCGGGGGCGATCGTCAACGCCGTCGGCGACCGTCACCTGACCGCGATCCTGTGCACCCACGCGCACGATGACCATGTCAACGCGGTCCTCGGCGTCGCCGCCGCCACCGGCGCGGGAATCTGGCTCCATCCGGCCGACCGGGAGCTGTGGGACCGCACCCATCCGGACCGCGCCCCCGATCATGAGATCGAACCGGGTCAGCAGTTCACCATTGGCAGCGGCGACGGCGCGGTGACCCTGGCCGCCCTGCACACCCCCGGCCACACCTGGGGGAGTGTGTCGTTCCACGCCCCCGCCCTGAACACCGTCTTCACCGGCGACACCCTGTTCCAGGGCGGTCCGGGCGCGACGGGCCGCTCTTTCTCCGACTTTTCCACGATCATCGACTCGATCACGACCCAACTGTTGGGCCTGCCGCCCCACACCGTCGTCCGGACCGGCCACGGCGCCGCCACGACGATTGGTAAGGAAGCCCCCGCACGCCAGTCCTGGCTTGACCGCGGCCACTAG
- a CDS encoding S-(hydroxymethyl)mycothiol dehydrogenase, whose amino-acid sequence MSRQVKGVVSMSKGAPVELRTVVVPDPGPGEVTVDVKACGVCHTDFHYREGGINDDFPFLLGHEAAGVVAQTGPGVTHVAPGDYVILNWRAVCGQCRACRRGRPWYCFDTANATQKMTLEDGTELSPALGIGAFLETTLVAAGQCTKVDPAAPPEIAGLLGCGVMAGLGAAMNTGEVGRGDSVAVIGSGGVGGAAIAGARLAGAAKIIAVDVDGRKLALATTLGATHTVNARDVDPVTAIQELTDGFGADVVIDAVGRPETWKQAFYARDLAGTVVLVGVPTPEMELSIPLLDVFGRGGRLKSSWYGDCLPERDFPMLIDLYLQGRLPLEKFVSEKIALTDIEAAFDAMKRGDVLRSVVMI is encoded by the coding sequence GTGAGCCGTCAGGTCAAAGGTGTCGTGTCGATGAGCAAGGGTGCGCCAGTGGAGCTGCGCACCGTCGTCGTGCCGGACCCAGGGCCTGGCGAGGTCACCGTGGACGTGAAGGCCTGCGGGGTCTGCCACACCGACTTCCACTACCGCGAGGGTGGGATCAACGACGACTTCCCGTTCCTGCTCGGCCACGAGGCCGCCGGCGTCGTCGCCCAGACCGGTCCGGGCGTCACCCACGTCGCCCCCGGCGACTACGTGATCCTCAACTGGCGGGCCGTCTGCGGCCAGTGCCGCGCCTGCCGACGCGGGCGGCCCTGGTACTGCTTCGACACGGCGAACGCGACCCAGAAGATGACGCTCGAGGACGGCACCGAGCTCTCGCCCGCGCTCGGGATCGGCGCGTTCCTGGAGACGACGCTGGTCGCGGCCGGGCAGTGCACCAAGGTCGACCCGGCGGCGCCGCCGGAGATCGCCGGGCTGCTCGGCTGCGGCGTGATGGCCGGGCTCGGCGCGGCGATGAACACCGGGGAGGTCGGCCGGGGCGACAGCGTCGCGGTGATCGGCAGCGGCGGCGTCGGCGGCGCGGCCATCGCCGGTGCCCGGCTCGCCGGTGCCGCGAAGATCATCGCGGTCGACGTCGACGGGCGCAAGCTCGCGCTCGCCACGACCCTCGGCGCCACCCACACCGTCAACGCGCGGGACGTCGACCCGGTCACCGCCATCCAGGAACTCACCGACGGGTTCGGCGCGGACGTCGTCATCGACGCGGTCGGGCGGCCGGAGACCTGGAAGCAGGCGTTCTACGCCCGGGACCTCGCCGGCACGGTCGTCCTCGTCGGCGTCCCCACCCCGGAGATGGAGCTCTCGATCCCGCTGCTGGACGTGTTCGGCCGCGGCGGAAGGCTGAAGTCGTCCTGGTACGGCGACTGCCTCCCCGAACGCGACTTCCCGATGCTCATAGACCTCTACCTGCAGGGCCGGCTGCCACTGGAGAAGTTCGTCTCCGAGAAGATCGCCCTCACCGACATCGAGGCGGCCTTCGACGCGATGAAGCGGGGCGACGTGCTGCGTTCGGTGGTGATGATCTGA
- a CDS encoding aliphatic sulfonate ABC transporter substrate-binding protein: MTPARRAGQGRPRRTSVLAALSALLAVFVLAACGSHGSGSGSGGDGSGAAASVGATGFPTAVPAGTKLRVGDQGGTLKAPLDLSGQSTGEPYAVDWSTFASGPLLLEAFRANAVDVGYVADTPPVIAAASGQDLAVIASWQNPAGQLMLATKPGSDIRTVSDLKGKKVAFSVGTILQAYLLRSLDKVGLAQKDVKTVNLLPTDIAGALSRGDADAAVLVEPLASPYLKDNPTAHKVDGADTSPSVQYLITTHKALSDPAKQAALGDFVARWVKASAWRDGHIDEFTQKYYVEQVKVPAETGKLLLAKTSPSAFVPIDATSIGGAQKLADLFTSSGVIPKKVDISKVFDSRYNSAVQEAQQ, encoded by the coding sequence TTGACGCCTGCCCGCCGGGCCGGCCAAGGCCGGCCGCGCCGCACGTCCGTGCTGGCCGCTCTGTCCGCCCTTCTCGCCGTCTTCGTGCTGGCGGCCTGTGGTTCCCATGGATCCGGATCCGGGTCCGGCGGTGACGGCTCCGGCGCGGCCGCGAGCGTCGGCGCCACCGGATTCCCGACGGCGGTTCCGGCCGGTACCAAGCTGCGGGTCGGCGACCAGGGCGGAACCCTGAAGGCCCCGCTCGATCTGTCCGGCCAGAGCACCGGCGAGCCGTACGCGGTCGACTGGTCGACCTTCGCGTCCGGGCCGCTGCTGCTCGAGGCGTTCCGCGCGAACGCCGTCGACGTCGGCTACGTCGCCGACACGCCGCCCGTCATCGCCGCGGCGTCCGGCCAGGACCTCGCCGTGATCGCCTCCTGGCAGAACCCCGCTGGCCAGCTCATGCTGGCGACCAAGCCGGGCAGCGACATCCGCACGGTCAGCGACCTCAAGGGCAAGAAGGTCGCGTTCAGCGTCGGGACGATCCTGCAGGCCTACCTGCTGCGCTCGCTCGACAAGGTGGGCCTCGCGCAGAAGGACGTCAAGACCGTCAACCTGCTGCCGACCGACATCGCCGGGGCGCTCTCGCGCGGCGACGCCGACGCCGCCGTGCTGGTCGAGCCGCTCGCGTCGCCCTACCTGAAGGACAACCCGACCGCGCACAAGGTGGACGGCGCCGACACGTCGCCGAGCGTCCAGTACCTGATCACCACGCACAAGGCGCTCTCCGACCCGGCCAAGCAGGCGGCGCTCGGTGACTTCGTGGCGCGGTGGGTGAAGGCGTCCGCCTGGCGCGACGGCCACATCGACGAGTTCACGCAGAAGTACTACGTCGAGCAGGTCAAGGTGCCGGCGGAAACCGGAAAGCTGCTGCTGGCCAAGACCTCCCCTTCGGCATTCGTCCCCATCGACGCGACCAGCATCGGCGGCGCGCAGAAACTCGCCGACCTGTTCACGTCCAGTGGAGTGATTCCCAAGAAGGTCGACATCTCCAAGGTCTTCGACTCCCGATACAACTCCGCCGTTCAGGAGGCCCAGCAGTGA